Proteins found in one Clostridia bacterium genomic segment:
- a CDS encoding ABC transporter ATP-binding protein codes for MKRLVHLKEFLIRYKWRYIVGILFLLFVDSVQLVVPRLLGRLTDILQSGALTERALLGFVLAVIGLALATAVGRFLWRIYIMGTARLLDFHLRNLLFAHLQRLSARYFNDHKTGDLMAHATNDIPAVRQALGQGLILLTDAVFMTVATLAILLKTAPIRLAITSLLPFPFLAVGTWAFSKLINTRFRAVQEAFSDLTDKAQENIAGIRVVKAFVQESPEVNKFMRSAQRNVDQNMRLVRVWGFMSPMSGLAATLAFAAVLKYGTTMIVLNEITLGDFVSFTSYLAMLVWPMIAMGWVINVLQRGYASLDRINAIIDETPDVADELGSVNLTDVAGDIEFRNLTFSYSEGAPPVLSNVSFSVPAGKTLAVVGRTGSGKSTIVSLLERLYNPPKGTVFVDGQDIREVTLASLRRHIGCVPQDTFLFSATVAQNISFSADDCPRERIEHFAKLAQVHKDIIDFPNGFETTVGERGVTLSGGQKQRICIARALIKEPRILILDDCLSAVDTQTEESILRGLKEYRAGRTSIIVSHRISTIKDADEIIVLDDGVIVERGTHESLVTQGGLYQELHQKQLLEEEIETRN; via the coding sequence TTGAAACGCCTCGTCCACCTGAAAGAGTTCCTCATCAGGTACAAGTGGCGGTATATCGTGGGCATACTGTTCCTCTTGTTCGTTGATTCGGTACAACTGGTCGTTCCTCGCCTTCTGGGGCGGCTCACCGACATTCTCCAATCAGGCGCCCTCACCGAGCGCGCGTTGCTTGGTTTCGTGCTCGCGGTCATTGGGCTTGCGCTCGCGACTGCAGTTGGCCGATTCCTGTGGCGCATATACATCATGGGGACTGCAAGGCTCCTCGATTTCCACCTGCGAAACCTGCTCTTCGCGCATTTGCAGAGGCTTTCGGCGCGGTACTTCAACGATCACAAGACTGGCGATCTGATGGCGCATGCCACAAACGACATACCAGCGGTCCGGCAGGCGCTGGGTCAGGGCCTCATATTGCTGACTGATGCAGTCTTCATGACCGTGGCAACCCTGGCCATTCTGCTGAAAACTGCACCGATTCGTCTTGCGATCACGAGTCTGCTGCCGTTTCCGTTTCTGGCGGTCGGCACGTGGGCATTCAGCAAGCTGATCAACACTCGCTTCCGAGCAGTCCAGGAGGCCTTCTCAGACCTTACAGACAAGGCGCAAGAGAACATCGCGGGGATCCGTGTCGTGAAGGCTTTCGTGCAGGAGTCCCCAGAGGTGAACAAGTTCATGCGCTCCGCTCAGCGAAACGTGGATCAGAACATGAGACTAGTGCGGGTATGGGGTTTCATGAGCCCCATGAGCGGGCTCGCCGCCACCCTCGCGTTCGCGGCTGTGCTCAAGTACGGAACCACCATGATCGTGCTGAACGAAATCACCCTCGGGGACTTCGTCTCTTTCACGAGCTACCTTGCAATGCTAGTATGGCCGATGATCGCAATGGGATGGGTGATCAATGTCCTCCAGAGGGGCTACGCCTCCCTTGATCGGATCAATGCCATAATCGACGAGACTCCCGATGTGGCTGATGAGCTCGGATCAGTCAACCTCACTGATGTCGCGGGAGATATTGAGTTCCGAAACCTGACTTTCTCATACAGTGAAGGCGCGCCTCCAGTCCTCTCCAACGTGTCGTTCTCTGTACCGGCAGGCAAGACCCTCGCAGTGGTCGGGCGCACGGGAAGCGGAAAGAGCACAATAGTCAGCCTCCTTGAAAGGCTCTACAACCCTCCGAAGGGCACAGTGTTCGTGGATGGCCAGGACATCCGGGAGGTGACTCTCGCCTCTCTCCGCCGTCATATCGGGTGCGTACCCCAGGATACATTCCTGTTCTCGGCTACTGTCGCCCAGAACATCTCCTTCTCTGCTGATGATTGCCCTAGAGAACGGATCGAGCACTTCGCCAAGTTGGCACAGGTGCACAAGGATATCATTGACTTCCCCAACGGCTTCGAAACTACAGTCGGTGAGCGCGGGGTCACACTTTCGGGCGGTCAGAAGCAGAGGATATGCATCGCGCGGGCTCTCATCAAGGAGCCCAGGATTTTGATTCTCGATGACTGCCTGTCCGCCGTCGATACTCAAACAGAGGAGAGCATACTCCGGGGACTTAAGGAATACAGGGCCGGTCGAACAAGTATAATCGTGTCTCACCGCATCTCGACCATTAAGGACGCTGACGAGATCATCGTCTTGGACGACGGAGTCATCGTGGAACGTGGGACCCACGAGTCCCTTGTGACACAGGGCGGTCTCTACCAGGAACTACACCAGAAGCAGCTCCTCGAAGAAGAGATCGAGACCAGGAACTAG